The following coding sequences are from one Scomber japonicus isolate fScoJap1 chromosome 3, fScoJap1.pri, whole genome shotgun sequence window:
- the pdhb gene encoding pyruvate dehydrogenase E1 component subunit beta, mitochondrial, protein MAASLRCIIRSGKSAVSTLGRREFHRSVPAAVQVTVRDALTQAMDEELERDDRVFLLGEEVAQYDGAYKVSRGLWKKYGDKRIIDTPISEMGFTGIAVGAAMAGLRPICEFMTFNFSMQAIDQVINSAAKTYYMSAGLQSVPIVFRGPNGASAGVAAQHSQCFAAWYAHCPGLKVVSPWNAEDAKGLLKAAIRDDNPVVFLENELMYGVPFEMSEETLSKDFTIPIGKAKVERPGTSVTVVSHSRYVGHCLDAAAVLAKEGIECEVINLRTIRPLDVETLETSVMKTNYLVTVEGGWPQFGVGAEICARIMEGPAFNYLDAPVTRVTGVDIPMPYAKILEDHSVPQIKDIIFSIKKTLNV, encoded by the exons ATGGCCGCGTCCCTTAGGTGTATTATCCGCTCCGGAAAG agTGCTGTGTCAACCCTCGGGAGGAGGGAGTTTCACAGGAGTGTCCCGGCCGCTGTGCAG gTGACGGTCCGCGATGCTTTGACTCAGGCGATGGACGAGGAGCTGGAGAGGGACGACCGGGTGTTCCTGCTGGGTGAGGAAGTGGCCCAATACGATGGAGCCTACAAG gttAGCAGGGGTCTGTGGAAGAAGTACGGAGACAAACGCATCATCGACACTCCGATCTCAGAG ATGGGCTTCACCGGCATTGCAGTGGGAGCCGCCATG GCTGGCTTGAGACCCATCTGTGAGTTCATGACCTTTAACTTCTCCATGCAAGCCATCGACCAGGTCATCAACTCAGCGGCAAAGACCTACTACATGTCAGCCGGTCTGCAGTCGGTTCCCATTGTCTTCAGAGGACCCAACGGAGCGTCGGCGGGCGTCGCTGCTCAGCACTCACAGTGCTTTGCTGCATG GTACGCTCACTGTCCAGGTCTGAAGGTGGTGAGTCCCTGGAACGCAGAAGATGCCAAAGGTCTCCTGAAAGCAGCCATCAGAGACGACAACCCCG TGGTGTTCCTGGAGAACGAGCTGATGTACGGCGTTCCCTTCGAGATGTCGGAGGAGACGCTCTCCAAAGACTTCACCATTCCCATCGGCAAGGCCAAGGTCGAGAGACCAG GAACTAGCGTCACCGTGGTCTCTCACTCACGGTACGTAGGTCATTGCCTGGATGCTGCCGCCGTCCTCGCCAAGGAGGGAATCGAGtgtgag gtgatCAACCTGCGGACTATCCGTCCTTTGGATGTGGAGACCCTTGAGACCAGCGTGATGAAGACCAACTACCTGGTGACAGTGGAGGGCGGCTGGCCTCAGTTTGGAGTCGGAGCTGAGATCTGCGCCAGGATCATGGAAG GTCCTGCGTTTAACTACCTGGATGCTCCGGTTACCAGGGTGACGGGCGTCGACATCCCCATGCCGTACGCCAAGATCCTGGAGGACCACAGCGTGCCGCAGATTAAAGACATCATCTTCTCTATCAAAAAGACCCTCAACGtctga